In a single window of the Ignavibacteria bacterium genome:
- a CDS encoding class I SAM-dependent methyltransferase, with protein MKENKYDDNDFFSQYSKMPRSVGGLESAGEWHEFQKLLPDMRGKSVLDLGCGYGWHCRYAVEQGARSVVGIDLSEKMLNEAKDRTDDERIIYMRGSIEDISFEKEGFDLIISSLAFHYIKSFEPVCQKLSEILKHKGSLVFSVEHPVFTAFGNRDWVYDEKGNKIHWPVDNYFIEGSREAVFLGQKITKYHRTLTTYINSLISNGFIIKKVIEPLPSQEMLKKNEAMREEFRRPMMLLISAYKD; from the coding sequence TTGAAAGAAAATAAATATGATGATAATGACTTTTTCAGTCAGTACAGTAAGATGCCCCGTTCTGTAGGCGGTTTGGAGTCTGCAGGGGAATGGCATGAATTCCAGAAATTGTTGCCGGATATGAGAGGTAAATCGGTTTTAGATTTAGGATGCGGCTATGGGTGGCACTGCAGATATGCTGTGGAACAGGGGGCCCGGTCTGTAGTTGGAATAGACCTCTCGGAAAAGATGCTGAATGAAGCAAAAGATCGTACAGATGACGAGCGGATTATTTATATGAGAGGATCAATTGAAGATATCAGCTTTGAAAAGGAAGGCTTTGATCTTATTATCAGTTCGCTGGCATTTCATTACATAAAATCATTCGAACCGGTATGTCAAAAATTATCTGAGATATTAAAGCACAAGGGCAGCCTGGTGTTTTCAGTTGAGCATCCGGTTTTTACGGCATTTGGGAATCGGGACTGGGTATATGATGAGAAAGGGAATAAGATTCACTGGCCCGTAGATAATTATTTTATTGAAGGGAGCAGGGAAGCTGTTTTTCTGGGGCAAAAGATTACCAAATATCACAGGACATTAACGACGTATATTAATTCGCTGATAAGTAATGGCTTTATAATAAAAAAAGTAATTGAGCCGTTGCCGTCGCAGGAAATGCTAAAGAAGAATGAAGCAATGCGTGAAGAATTCCGCCGTCCCATGATGCTCCTGATTTCAGCATATAAAGATTAG
- a CDS encoding DoxX family protein has product MEIHNQKKDKAMQNYSIYQNSALLLLRVVTAAIFYVAAYIKFPFWSNAPEGISSFMLFTTRLLSIAEPLGATAVLLGFLTRWASAGLTIILTGAIIVTKYVYGIGFVTPTSPGWDFPLAVLAGCLILIAFGAGRFSIDGREKTGRVNS; this is encoded by the coding sequence ATGGAAATACACAACCAAAAGAAAGATAAGGCCATGCAGAACTACAGCATATATCAAAACTCAGCTTTATTACTACTTAGAGTAGTTACTGCGGCAATATTTTATGTTGCCGCCTATATTAAATTTCCGTTCTGGTCGAATGCTCCGGAAGGGATATCTTCATTCATGTTATTTACAACAAGATTACTTTCCATTGCCGAGCCTCTTGGCGCAACTGCTGTCCTGTTGGGGTTTTTAACAAGATGGGCCTCGGCAGGACTTACAATAATTTTAACAGGTGCAATTATTGTAACAAAGTATGTTTATGGAATAGGCTTTGTAACGCCGACCTCGCCGGGATGGGATTTCCCGCTTGCGGTGCTTGCCGGATGTTTGATTCTAATTGCTTTTGGTGCCGGACGGTTTTCAATTGACGGAAGGGAAAAAACAGGCCGGGTTAATTCATAA
- a CDS encoding DUF1573 domain-containing protein: MLTESALVRSDFSSSLPGINFPNQAGGYNSSITGVNPLIKSYYPGSADFKIPDSLSITISFVKPLDNSTVKDSFIAVFSSFYGKVSGTVKYDDASQSIVFLPERRFHPNELISVSLTPGVKTLQNEAVQPFNWTFTASPISGSGTFALSEPVPFGDEYGPSILADMNNDGLVDVLCSSFMYQGIFMMKNLGGLKFSRQDIYLGKPVDNITTGDFDGDGKVDIAFQPEGEKLVVILKQMPDGSFQTAAEITCSAYLGGGFYAADLDADGKLDISICSNTGFNGQDVLLLFRNMGNMRFQLAKELPVTNAQKIIFSDIDLDGYPDIIDALNEEKSVCVFRNSRSFNFSAPVVYPQSFLTSQINVADFNHDGYPDILASGGYGYDYLSILINDSTGNFKKTVPAVSYISNGSCTVGDFNNDTYPDIAIHSSDYLYILKNNSNLSFTESKVFSGARAIGDIGAADLDNDGDIDLYMESGNPRNLVIAKNKNAEPEVKLLSSSYDFGVTKPGAEKSAYFVVKNDGVSGTLNISGIASSNEAFTATASKTTIAAGDTAKVTIHFKQSGALSYNDSLTVYSNDKFHPEVKFYVLGRGEQVLSCYPKPLSIFASDTAQIRIYFNVRLDAATLSDSSIVITGSHSGRQKAELISFDDGLKLLTIKTAKPFRRGENVTVSLTSKIRTVACEPPFLPRIWDFNVSAKSSSMSFRERSSIQLPQYSFKPVTADFNNDGLLDVAVLTQTNEEITIYKNEGDFRFTKVKSISIPQGPQSLAAADFDNDGRVDIAVCKVASKIQLLKNTGNFNFTSSETDVPGYLQYITAGDYDNDGLTDLAVGTGSSGAEMEFVKNMGNFIFKASKIKFAGIFGLASEDIDGDGDLDILADIYTGFLLRNNGNFSFQTFNNQLLNTLPSVRGDFNNDGLIDFAAASYWQGYKGYEILVNNGDLKFTTSYYNPPQKDMSFLAGCDFDGDSTVEFLSAASWGVEMDKCNKDLKVVKQLVLPPFNFEASNLLTADFDNDGDIDLLAYKMNSPLTFLENRDHFSEIALSPTEYNFGSVQKDSSKTFSFTISNPGSLPLVVDSIYCSSKAFSLFPTSLTVEPRKAKSVTVTFTPMETKAYSDSVVITSNDKVHPAVKFMVTGMCRQVIVDSLYPAQNSASADPSFAAVRFTEDIIPESLTPSSVFISGSMSGFHNSRVSYDAAKRLLSIVPEGKFITGEEVEITLKNDFKLKSLNPVLSPFIWRFIVKAKEGTGSFRAMNNIPTGQYPKLICSSDLENDGVTDMIVSFENGIAVIKGSLDSKPGLAKSIALTDSPFGITAGDFNNDGKTDIAAACRNSVIILKNEGGFNFTKVSVFSGQNNRMLASDDLDGDGDLDLIVTNDLLNTAYVLENQGNFTFRAIMLPSTLEQVLDLKTGDMDNDGDIDIVISKYAGDPLCIFENTGNMSFKAKGRNPGTPYIRSMVLADMNHDTWLDLASGQPYINSLCLIKNLGGLQFFLSDQQTGADPLSLTGSDYDSDGDIDLASVNNGYSNQGYIYTNQHMAFKVSGYFASESGSNRMTSGDFNGDGAVDIAYVNEASGTVGWLLNVRQNSYSLSSQVLKLPDTEPLKSVSNKITIKNTGLNPFTVDSIYVKNKIFSVSISKTYLARYDSAVVTVTFKPDSLGSFSDTLYIVSKVDSGNQVLLQGRCVEKTAVTDRKNLLPVKFELGQNYPNPFNPSTSISFALPAESYVRVRIINLLGRSICLLADKVFEAGYHEVRWSPVGVSSGIYFYSIEADPLNGKGRKFTEVKKMIFLK; the protein is encoded by the coding sequence TTGCTCACTGAATCTGCTTTAGTCCGGTCGGACTTTTCTAGCTCTCTGCCTGGAATAAATTTTCCAAACCAGGCAGGGGGTTATAACTCCTCAATTACCGGAGTTAACCCATTAATTAAATCCTACTACCCGGGTTCCGCGGATTTTAAGATACCTGATTCTCTTTCCATAACCATTTCTTTTGTAAAACCGTTGGATAATAGTACAGTAAAGGATTCCTTTATTGCCGTTTTCAGCTCATTTTACGGAAAAGTATCAGGAACAGTAAAATATGACGACGCCAGCCAATCCATAGTTTTTTTACCCGAAAGGAGGTTTCATCCGAATGAACTGATTTCAGTATCACTTACTCCAGGAGTAAAAACCCTTCAGAACGAGGCAGTGCAGCCCTTTAATTGGACGTTTACGGCGAGCCCTATTTCAGGTTCAGGAACATTTGCACTCTCCGAACCGGTCCCTTTCGGAGATGAATACGGACCATCAATCCTGGCTGATATGAATAATGACGGATTAGTTGACGTCCTTTGTTCAAGCTTTATGTACCAGGGGATCTTTATGATGAAGAATCTTGGCGGACTTAAATTCTCCAGGCAGGATATTTATCTGGGAAAACCTGTGGACAATATTACAACAGGAGATTTTGACGGCGACGGAAAAGTTGATATTGCCTTCCAGCCTGAAGGCGAAAAGCTGGTCGTTATCTTAAAACAGATGCCCGACGGCAGTTTTCAGACCGCTGCTGAAATTACCTGTTCAGCTTATTTAGGTGGCGGATTCTATGCTGCCGATTTGGATGCAGACGGAAAGCTGGACATTTCAATTTGTTCAAATACCGGGTTTAACGGCCAGGACGTACTGCTGCTGTTCCGGAATATGGGCAATATGAGGTTTCAGCTTGCAAAGGAGCTCCCGGTTACTAATGCTCAGAAAATCATTTTCTCCGATATTGATCTGGATGGATATCCTGACATAATTGATGCTTTAAATGAGGAAAAATCGGTCTGTGTATTCAGGAATTCCCGTTCCTTTAACTTTTCAGCTCCCGTGGTATATCCACAGAGTTTTTTGACCTCGCAGATAAATGTTGCAGACTTTAATCACGACGGATATCCTGATATTCTTGCCTCAGGCGGATACGGTTATGATTATTTATCAATACTAATAAACGACAGTACAGGGAATTTCAAGAAAACTGTTCCTGCAGTCAGCTATATCTCCAACGGAAGCTGCACAGTAGGCGATTTTAATAATGACACTTATCCTGATATTGCAATCCATTCTTCTGATTATTTATATATCCTGAAGAATAACTCAAATCTTTCATTTACTGAGTCTAAGGTCTTTTCCGGTGCAAGGGCTATCGGGGATATTGGAGCGGCAGATCTGGATAACGACGGTGATATTGATCTTTACATGGAGTCTGGAAATCCAAGAAATCTCGTCATTGCAAAAAATAAAAACGCGGAACCTGAGGTTAAGCTTCTTAGCAGTTCATACGATTTTGGCGTAACAAAACCGGGAGCCGAAAAGTCAGCTTACTTTGTAGTTAAAAATGACGGCGTATCCGGGACCCTGAACATTTCAGGCATTGCTTCATCAAATGAGGCCTTTACAGCTACGGCTTCAAAAACAACTATTGCTGCCGGCGACACGGCGAAAGTTACAATTCACTTTAAGCAGTCGGGCGCTTTAAGCTACAACGACAGTCTGACAGTTTACAGCAACGATAAATTCCATCCTGAAGTAAAATTTTATGTCTTGGGAAGGGGAGAGCAGGTGCTCTCGTGTTATCCTAAGCCTCTTTCAATATTTGCTTCTGATACTGCACAGATAAGGATTTACTTCAATGTGAGGCTGGATGCTGCAACACTTTCCGACTCTTCGATCGTTATTACGGGTTCGCACTCTGGCAGGCAGAAAGCTGAACTTATATCTTTTGATGACGGATTAAAGCTTCTAACCATTAAAACAGCAAAACCATTCAGGAGGGGAGAAAATGTAACTGTATCTTTGACTTCTAAGATCAGGACGGTTGCATGTGAGCCTCCTTTCCTTCCGCGCATATGGGATTTTAATGTCTCGGCAAAGAGTTCTTCGATGAGTTTCCGTGAACGCTCTTCAATTCAGCTCCCTCAGTACTCATTTAAGCCGGTCACCGCAGATTTTAATAATGACGGGCTTTTGGATGTTGCTGTCCTTACACAGACTAATGAGGAAATAACAATTTATAAAAATGAAGGAGACTTCAGGTTTACAAAAGTAAAATCCATCAGTATTCCACAGGGTCCGCAATCATTGGCCGCAGCCGACTTTGATAACGACGGCAGAGTTGATATTGCCGTATGCAAAGTAGCTTCAAAAATTCAGCTGCTGAAAAATACAGGCAATTTTAATTTTACTTCCTCTGAGACAGATGTTCCGGGCTATCTTCAATATATAACGGCCGGAGATTATGACAACGACGGCCTGACTGATCTTGCCGTCGGCACAGGAAGTTCGGGCGCTGAGATGGAATTTGTAAAGAACATGGGGAATTTTATTTTCAAGGCCTCAAAAATCAAATTTGCGGGCATTTTCGGTCTAGCTTCAGAGGATATCGACGGCGACGGCGATCTGGATATACTGGCTGACATTTATACCGGTTTCCTGCTGCGCAACAACGGCAACTTTTCATTTCAGACATTCAATAATCAATTACTCAATACTTTGCCTTCGGTAAGAGGAGATTTTAATAATGACGGGCTAATCGATTTCGCCGCGGCATCGTACTGGCAGGGCTATAAAGGTTATGAAATACTGGTAAATAATGGCGATTTGAAGTTTACAACCAGCTATTATAATCCCCCGCAAAAGGACATGTCATTCCTTGCAGGATGCGATTTTGACGGCGATTCAACTGTGGAGTTTCTTTCTGCGGCCAGCTGGGGAGTTGAAATGGATAAGTGTAATAAGGACCTTAAAGTCGTTAAGCAGCTTGTTCTGCCTCCATTTAATTTTGAAGCCTCAAACCTGCTGACAGCAGATTTTGACAATGACGGGGATATCGATCTTCTGGCATATAAAATGAATTCCCCACTCACTTTTCTTGAAAACCGGGATCACTTTAGCGAAATAGCTCTCAGCCCTACGGAATATAATTTCGGCAGCGTGCAAAAAGACAGCTCGAAAACATTTTCTTTTACCATAAGCAACCCGGGATCGCTGCCTCTGGTTGTAGATTCTATTTACTGCAGTTCAAAAGCCTTCAGCCTGTTTCCCACTTCCTTAACCGTTGAACCGAGGAAAGCGAAATCTGTAACGGTAACTTTCACTCCCATGGAAACAAAGGCTTATTCCGACAGTGTAGTAATTACAAGCAATGATAAGGTGCATCCGGCCGTTAAATTCATGGTTACTGGCATGTGCAGGCAGGTTATTGTGGATTCATTATACCCGGCGCAGAATTCAGCTTCGGCCGATCCTTCTTTTGCCGCGGTCCGTTTTACGGAGGACATCATTCCTGAGTCGCTTACTCCTTCTTCAGTTTTTATATCTGGCTCCATGAGCGGTTTCCATAATTCAAGAGTTTCATATGATGCTGCAAAAAGGCTTCTTTCAATTGTTCCCGAAGGTAAATTTATCACTGGTGAGGAAGTTGAAATCACATTAAAAAATGATTTCAAACTGAAGTCGCTTAATCCGGTTCTTTCTCCCTTCATCTGGCGATTTATTGTTAAGGCTAAAGAGGGAACGGGCTCTTTCAGGGCGATGAATAATATTCCTACAGGCCAATATCCCAAACTTATCTGTTCGTCTGATCTGGAAAATGATGGTGTTACGGATATGATTGTTTCATTTGAAAACGGAATAGCTGTAATAAAAGGGAGCCTTGATTCCAAACCTGGACTTGCAAAGTCCATAGCACTGACCGATTCTCCATTCGGCATTACTGCCGGAGATTTCAATAACGACGGGAAAACAGACATTGCTGCAGCCTGCAGGAATTCAGTGATCATTCTAAAGAATGAAGGCGGCTTTAATTTTACTAAAGTATCGGTCTTCAGTGGGCAGAATAACCGGATGCTTGCTTCCGATGATCTGGATGGCGATGGGGACCTTGATCTGATAGTTACAAATGATCTTCTTAACACCGCTTATGTGCTCGAAAATCAGGGCAATTTTACTTTCCGGGCAATCATGCTGCCATCAACTCTTGAGCAGGTGCTTGACTTAAAAACAGGGGATATGGATAACGATGGCGATATTGACATTGTTATTAGCAAATATGCCGGTGATCCGCTTTGCATTTTTGAAAACACGGGCAATATGAGTTTTAAGGCTAAAGGCCGGAACCCGGGCACTCCCTACATCAGGTCGATGGTACTTGCCGATATGAACCACGATACCTGGCTTGATCTGGCATCCGGGCAGCCCTATATAAATTCGCTCTGTTTAATTAAAAATTTGGGCGGACTGCAATTCTTTTTGTCTGACCAGCAGACGGGTGCAGACCCTCTCTCGCTTACGGGCAGCGATTATGACAGTGACGGGGATATTGATCTGGCTTCTGTAAATAACGGGTATTCGAACCAGGGGTATATTTATACAAACCAGCATATGGCCTTTAAGGTCTCAGGCTACTTTGCCAGTGAATCCGGCTCAAACCGTATGACCTCTGGCGATTTTAACGGCGACGGGGCAGTGGATATTGCATATGTAAATGAGGCTTCAGGCACTGTAGGCTGGCTGCTTAATGTGCGTCAGAACAGCTACAGCCTTTCATCTCAGGTGCTTAAGCTTCCTGATACAGAACCATTAAAATCAGTCTCAAACAAAATTACTATTAAAAATACCGGCCTAAACCCGTTTACTGTCGACAGTATATACGTTAAAAATAAAATATTTTCTGTCTCCATCAGTAAGACTTATCTGGCAAGGTACGACTCTGCGGTTGTTACAGTGACTTTCAAGCCCGATTCCCTTGGCAGTTTCTCTGATACGCTTTATATTGTAAGCAAAGTTGATTCCGGCAATCAGGTGCTGCTCCAGGGCAGGTGTGTTGAAAAAACAGCAGTTACGGATAGGAAAAACCTTCTGCCCGTGAAATTTGAGCTGGGGCAGAACTACCCGAACCCGTTTAATCCTTCCACGTCCATAAGCTTTGCACTTCCCGCAGAGTCATATGTAAGGGTAAGGATAATCAATTTACTGGGGCGGAGTATCTGTCTGCTCGCTGATAAGGTCTTTGAAGCCGGATATCATGAGGTGAGATGGTCACCTGTAGGAGTTTCCTCTGGAATCTACTTCTATTCCATTGAAGCCGATCCGTTAAACGGGAAGGGGAGGAAATTTACAGAAGTAAAAAAGATGATATTTCTCAAGTAA
- the thrS gene encoding threonine--tRNA ligase, whose protein sequence is MEKIKVSFPDGSVKEFDKGTTPYQVAESISKRLAEEALVAEVNGQEKDLSTPLTSDVTLRLYTFDDEKGKEAYWHSTSHLMAHAITSLYPEAKFGVGPAIDSGFYYDVDVNTPITEEELRKIEKRMSEISQQNNPFQREELSKGDALRFFEQKGDPYKVEILTELDENNETISIYKEGEFTDLCTGPHLPSTGKIKFVKLLTVSGSYWRGDEHNKQLQRIYGISFPKKKMLEDYLVFLEEAKKRDHRKLGRDLDLFSLHEEAGPGLVYWHPKGARLRLEIENFWRKAHLNNGYDILYTPHMGKSWLWETSGHLGFYKDSMYAPMKVDELDYYVKPMNCPFHIMVYKSHLRSYRDLPYRWAELGTVYRYEKSGVLHGLLRVRGFTQDDAHLFCAEEQMEDEIIEVLRFSMFMWRSFGFEKMEFYLSTRPEKSVGDEALWERATKSLESAMKKEGLSYKIDEGGGAFYGPKIDIKIKDALNREWQMSTIQFDFNMPQRFGMKYIGEDGKEHTPFMIHRALLGSIERFMGVLIEHYGGAFPVWLAPTQVAVVPISQNFYDYAKTVADELKKYDVRVELDKRNEKIGYKIRDWETKKVPYMLIVGEKEAQSNMVSVRKHKTGDLGSMALDEFRAKILDEILSKKQ, encoded by the coding sequence ATGGAAAAAATCAAGGTAAGCTTTCCCGACGGGAGCGTAAAGGAATTTGATAAGGGCACTACCCCTTACCAGGTTGCAGAGTCTATCTCCAAAAGACTTGCTGAGGAGGCTCTGGTAGCTGAAGTAAACGGCCAGGAGAAGGATCTGTCCACTCCATTAACGAGCGACGTTACTCTCAGGCTTTACACCTTTGATGACGAAAAGGGGAAGGAAGCCTACTGGCATTCAACTTCACACCTTATGGCTCACGCCATTACATCGCTTTACCCTGAGGCTAAATTCGGCGTCGGTCCCGCTATAGATTCGGGATTCTACTATGACGTCGACGTTAACACTCCCATTACGGAAGAGGAACTGAGAAAGATCGAAAAACGCATGTCCGAGATCTCTCAGCAGAATAACCCCTTCCAGAGAGAGGAACTCAGCAAAGGCGATGCACTCAGGTTTTTTGAACAAAAAGGCGACCCTTATAAGGTCGAAATACTGACCGAGCTCGACGAAAACAACGAGACTATCAGCATTTATAAGGAAGGTGAATTTACAGACCTATGTACGGGTCCGCACCTCCCCTCAACCGGAAAAATAAAGTTTGTAAAGCTCCTTACCGTCTCCGGCTCTTACTGGAGAGGCGACGAGCATAATAAACAGCTCCAGAGGATCTACGGCATCTCTTTTCCTAAGAAAAAGATGCTGGAAGACTATCTCGTATTCCTTGAAGAGGCTAAGAAAAGGGACCACCGTAAACTCGGGCGCGACCTTGACCTGTTCAGCCTTCACGAGGAAGCAGGACCGGGACTCGTTTACTGGCACCCGAAGGGCGCCCGTCTCCGCCTGGAAATTGAGAACTTCTGGAGAAAAGCCCATTTGAATAACGGCTACGATATTCTTTATACGCCGCATATGGGCAAAAGCTGGCTCTGGGAAACCAGCGGTCACTTAGGCTTTTATAAGGACAGCATGTATGCCCCGATGAAGGTGGACGAGCTCGATTACTATGTTAAACCGATGAATTGCCCGTTCCACATCATGGTCTATAAATCGCACCTGCGCTCTTACCGCGACCTGCCCTACAGATGGGCTGAGCTTGGAACGGTCTACCGCTATGAAAAAAGCGGCGTTCTGCACGGTCTATTGCGCGTAAGAGGCTTTACACAGGACGATGCGCACCTCTTCTGCGCCGAGGAGCAGATGGAAGACGAAATTATTGAGGTCCTCCGCTTCTCGATGTTCATGTGGCGCTCATTCGGCTTTGAAAAGATGGAATTCTACCTTTCAACAAGGCCTGAAAAGTCGGTCGGCGACGAAGCGCTCTGGGAAAGAGCTACAAAATCGCTCGAAAGCGCAATGAAGAAGGAAGGCTTAAGCTATAAGATTGATGAAGGCGGCGGTGCTTTCTACGGCCCTAAAATTGATATTAAGATTAAAGACGCTCTTAACCGTGAATGGCAGATGAGTACTATTCAGTTCGATTTCAATATGCCTCAGCGCTTCGGAATGAAGTACATTGGCGAGGATGGAAAAGAACATACGCCGTTTATGATTCACAGGGCCCTGCTCGGCTCCATTGAGCGTTTTATGGGAGTTTTGATTGAGCACTATGGCGGAGCTTTCCCGGTATGGCTTGCTCCGACACAGGTTGCTGTTGTTCCGATTTCGCAGAATTTTTACGATTATGCTAAGACAGTTGCTGACGAACTTAAGAAATATGACGTAAGGGTTGAATTAGACAAGAGAAATGAAAAGATTGGCTATAAAATCAGGGATTGGGAAACCAAAAAGGTTCCTTATATGTTGATTGTAGGTGAGAAAG